A genomic window from Levilactobacillus yonginensis includes:
- a CDS encoding IS30 family transposase, giving the protein MNKKTHSGYNYLTTKKSKGVLAMSYHHLTINERESILELSAKGLSIRGIALKLRRSPSSISRELGRLNGHYSPSEAQKDYRKRRRNSHKPRLLDQLPQLCSRIAYLIRERQWSPQQIANRLKLEGQTFVSYNTIYRHIEQHNLNQSFTSHGDTGIRRKLRHRGRQRHRPGDRKHREPKVDYISIHERPKFINERRRIGDWELDTVQGKVGEEVLVTAVDRKTRYTLITKALRKNSESINEALLAMFSRVPKEFVHSITPDHGTEFLQLADIRDELQVTIYWPDPYSPEQRGTNENTNGLIREYFPKGKSLNGHNLEEVLKCQNRLNRRPKRVLDYRTPEEILFDKVLRLV; this is encoded by the coding sequence TTGAATAAAAAAACCCATAGCGGGTACAATTACTTAACGACCAAGAAAAGCAAAGGAGTACTCGCTATGAGCTATCACCATCTTACTATAAATGAACGAGAAAGTATTCTAGAGCTTTCGGCTAAAGGATTATCAATTCGTGGGATTGCCTTGAAGTTACGGCGTTCACCTAGTTCAATTTCGAGAGAATTAGGTCGTTTGAATGGGCACTATTCACCATCTGAGGCTCAAAAGGATTATCGAAAACGACGCCGAAATAGCCACAAACCCCGACTTCTTGATCAGCTACCTCAACTGTGTTCAAGAATTGCCTATTTAATCAGGGAACGCCAATGGTCCCCACAACAGATCGCCAATCGTCTGAAATTAGAGGGCCAAACGTTTGTTAGCTACAATACTATCTACCGCCACATTGAGCAACATAACCTCAACCAATCTTTTACTTCTCATGGAGATACTGGTATTCGGCGCAAGTTAAGACACCGAGGTCGCCAACGGCATCGTCCAGGTGACCGTAAACATCGTGAACCTAAGGTAGACTACATTTCCATCCATGAGCGACCTAAGTTCATTAATGAACGTCGTCGCATCGGGGATTGGGAACTCGACACAGTTCAAGGAAAAGTTGGTGAAGAAGTTCTAGTGACTGCCGTTGATCGTAAAACACGATATACCTTGATTACTAAGGCATTGCGTAAGAATTCTGAGTCAATAAACGAGGCTCTATTGGCCATGTTTAGCCGTGTTCCTAAAGAGTTTGTCCACTCAATTACGCCAGACCACGGAACTGAATTCTTACAACTAGCAGATATTCGCGATGAGTTACAAGTGACCATTTACTGGCCGGATCCATATTCGCCAGAACAACGTGGAACCAATGAAAATACCAATGGGTTAATTCGAGAATATTTTCCTAAAGGGAAAAGCCTCAACGGTCACAACCTAGAGGAAGTTTTGAAGTGCCAGAATCGGCTAAATCGACGACCTAAAAGAGTTTTAGACTATCGTACCCCGGAAGAAATTTTATTTGATAAAGTGTTGCGCTTGGTTTGA
- a CDS encoding transcriptional regulator encodes MKSKIIGKSSFPGIDGKYIKYNVLELTEIVTVFTESFKNTHCYWVEEGEDINNEENYMEPMDDPDFNLKLDYKMYREKFNFLNPNEIKHNREKLGLTLREVSTVLAMSYATLSNIENGLILQSYSQELKLRQMDNVTRFCDLAETHKSLIAQRKSVDVEKLFRKLRKDKNEEIASFDDEVSTLAVDSSYTDENSSEDSNDLIINIFNNSFSEGGGNSWKKHVVRSSI; translated from the coding sequence TTGAAATCTAAAATAATTGGAAAATCTAGCTTCCCGGGTATTGATGGTAAATACATTAAATACAATGTGTTGGAGTTAACTGAAATTGTTACTGTCTTTACAGAATCCTTTAAAAACACCCATTGTTATTGGGTTGAAGAGGGTGAGGACATCAATAACGAAGAAAATTATATGGAACCTATGGATGATCCTGACTTTAACTTAAAGTTAGATTATAAGATGTATCGAGAAAAATTTAATTTCTTAAATCCAAACGAAATAAAACATAATCGAGAGAAACTAGGTCTCACGTTGCGAGAGGTCTCTACTGTTTTAGCGATGAGCTACGCGACTCTGTCAAATATTGAAAATGGCCTGATATTACAATCATATAGTCAGGAACTTAAGTTAAGACAGATGGATAACGTGACACGTTTTTGTGATCTTGCAGAGACACACAAATCACTTATAGCTCAAAGGAAATCTGTAGATGTGGAGAAACTCTTTAGAAAATTGCGCAAAGATAAAAACGAAGAAATAGCCTCATTTGATGATGAAGTTAGCACTCTAGCTGTTGATAGCTCCTATACTGACGAGAATTCTAGCGAAGATTCAAACGATCTCATAATCAATATTTTTAACAATTCGTTTAGTGAAGGAGGGGGAAATTCTTGGAAAAAGCACGTGGTAAGGTCGAGTATATAA
- a CDS encoding IS256 family transposase: protein MTQFNKEIMAALAQKQDLDEVFRQHLETAINDLMHEELSSFLGYEPYDRQGFNSGNSRNGHYLRTFKTKYGELNLEIPRDRNGIFNTKTIPSYQRQTDGLEATVVQLYEKGITTSEIADLIEKMYGAHYTSQTVSNLTKVVDQQVNAFKTRPLASRYAVIYVDATYLPLRRDSVAKEAVHIAIGIRPNGMKEVLAYQVAPTESSTVWEELLVDIQQRGVKEVLLFVADGLVGLTNTIGDHFPKAKLQQCLIHVSRNIEAHVRTKDRQEVLNDFKLIHQAATMDDAKQALADFIDKWQKTYPKVTNKLEDNLHLLTCFTFPAAIRSSIYSTNLIESFNKKLKRQTKKKEQFPNEPALERVLVTVIRDYNGQNFERTHRGFKQIQDTLESMY from the coding sequence ATGACTCAGTTTAACAAAGAAATTATGGCAGCACTAGCACAAAAGCAAGATTTAGATGAAGTTTTTCGGCAACATTTGGAAACGGCCATCAATGATTTAATGCACGAGGAACTTTCGTCGTTCCTCGGTTATGAGCCTTATGATCGCCAAGGTTTTAACAGCGGCAATTCACGCAATGGGCATTATCTGCGGACCTTTAAGACTAAGTATGGAGAATTAAATTTGGAGATTCCACGCGATCGAAATGGTATTTTTAATACGAAAACTATCCCGAGCTATCAACGACAAACGGATGGCTTAGAGGCTACTGTTGTCCAGCTCTACGAAAAAGGGATTACCACTAGTGAGATTGCGGATTTGATTGAGAAAATGTATGGGGCTCATTACACATCACAAACGGTTTCGAACCTCACGAAGGTCGTTGACCAACAGGTCAACGCCTTCAAAACGCGTCCTCTAGCGAGCCGATACGCAGTCATTTATGTGGACGCAACATACTTACCACTTCGCCGGGACTCAGTGGCTAAAGAAGCCGTGCATATCGCCATTGGCATTCGACCAAATGGAATGAAAGAGGTCCTAGCATACCAAGTCGCTCCAACTGAATCCAGTACCGTTTGGGAAGAGCTTCTCGTGGACATCCAGCAGCGTGGTGTAAAGGAAGTCCTCTTATTCGTGGCCGATGGCTTAGTCGGCCTTACCAACACAATTGGTGACCACTTCCCTAAGGCTAAGCTCCAGCAGTGCCTGATCCACGTCAGTCGGAACATTGAAGCTCACGTTCGAACTAAGGACCGACAAGAGGTTCTTAACGACTTCAAACTGATCCATCAAGCAGCTACCATGGACGACGCAAAACAAGCCTTAGCTGACTTCATAGACAAGTGGCAAAAGACGTATCCAAAAGTAACGAACAAGCTAGAAGATAATCTTCATCTCTTGACCTGTTTCACGTTTCCAGCTGCGATACGCAGTAGCATCTACAGCACAAATCTCATTGAATCGTTCAACAAGAAGCTAAAACGACAGACAAAGAAGAAAGAACAATTTCCAAATGAACCAGCGCTAGAACGAGTTCTGGTCACAGTTATTCGTGACTACAACGGCCAAAATTTTGAGCGAACGCATCGAGGTTTTAAGCAAATTCAGGACACGTTAGAATCCATGTATTAG
- a CDS encoding KxYKxGKxW signal peptide domain-containing protein: MYFNRRSITHEHRKMYKVGKNWVIGSIVTIGLLTGLSVGQPVTASAASEQNPPVEQADDIDENPAGDSLAIQNEPVDSDSKEPGDSATTPSASLADTYTDAQKQVDAANVKAQAVNDSLAKLQSLLNATDLTAQANWQETIRAALTEYQSNVSAFGETNSQTQALITAYQAKINETIKDSPNAVKQVTDAETISDNLVDYQKLTANLQKDVTAQVQTVQTNLANYVVSDQVNQASETLTGAATQLNKGLENPELTSTDLIKLKATYDLALTAYNTAVVAYNDKTGEAMAVISADKNPKITQKLADLQVLETYSQAVAKYEDFQAKAKVYQDAVSDWQTAVNKYNETLGSLTMSPMASETELQTSREAVEKAAALMAGVQADYSDVVQDPQNNDIISAYLNTYKSYLSAVAAKSSAKTDYDNSQTNLEQLKENLALTQAAGADTTYWEDKIAKKLPSVASNKDRFDAATQVVAAAETTMQEPKAVFDDLAKREDLVIKNFNEALGDLTTKLAVWQKAYTAYETAVTQPVSSESIASDFKALATTVLQTQAAVQAALSAMTNSQADYQATLTAYQTALDKSGRTTVKTTDGVLPDLAVLQTDLSQKIEENSAVLAATPKLLAVIGTQTALQQRINQINQIVLAINSDQAMLKNIYKTAYDGNIWTVLTDSFQTIGTDLASKAVDYQLAINGDDQVASYAKLIATLTTANADYGITDDAYTYPANDDVTTQYSNFGKNWTSFETVYQEFLDFLAKSAPTEENNATVVARMKDGDYLSTNGAYSATEDDEFERGGSSVNIDTRYAQGLDNFLGKSVKDWQLTSDVQSTRSNFVAFYIDSTDTEEETSTTGAKYLTVNEAKKAELAELLQGMVLPFYEKDGTVYHLTAFAVPGLGRDGHGEPRLDNIQDVYTFTSFDPVGEVMAMFTGMNYNTQTNTTFYFLYTASPQLGVDDLTNLAVETTLPSLKPFDKEVLESPGSWTKGALDTLGTLTTPAPNKAIERGSDVSGKFAGGEKKIDNAFNLSAKQAPLISLNHVTEASTNTPGTVDPETTDPGNESPEPGGNQVPGTNPGQPTPLPTDSNNPDGVDHPGQTNERNPADKSAKASVAMDSEDKFKALANRQEVADQAQDREHRTNATLPQTDGQSQGFLALIGSLLLTLLGVSVIGRRKL, translated from the coding sequence ATGTATTTTAATCGAAGGTCAATTACTCATGAACATCGTAAAATGTATAAAGTTGGCAAGAACTGGGTGATTGGATCAATCGTCACCATTGGTCTCTTAACCGGGCTGAGTGTCGGCCAGCCAGTGACAGCATCGGCCGCCAGTGAACAGAATCCCCCGGTAGAGCAGGCTGATGATATTGATGAAAACCCGGCGGGAGATTCGCTAGCCATCCAGAATGAGCCAGTTGACTCAGATTCCAAGGAGCCGGGAGATTCAGCCACGACTCCGTCCGCTAGTTTAGCGGATACCTATACCGATGCTCAAAAGCAGGTCGATGCAGCGAACGTGAAAGCTCAGGCGGTCAATGACAGTCTAGCTAAATTACAGAGCCTGCTGAACGCTACGGACTTAACCGCACAAGCTAATTGGCAAGAAACTATCCGCGCAGCGCTCACCGAGTATCAGAGTAATGTGAGCGCCTTTGGCGAGACCAATTCTCAGACGCAGGCCTTAATTACGGCTTACCAAGCCAAAATTAATGAAACAATCAAAGATTCACCCAATGCCGTCAAACAGGTGACAGATGCCGAAACCATCAGCGACAACTTGGTTGATTATCAAAAATTGACGGCCAATCTCCAGAAAGACGTGACAGCCCAGGTTCAAACAGTACAAACAAATTTGGCCAACTATGTCGTGTCAGACCAGGTTAACCAGGCGAGTGAGACGCTAACAGGAGCCGCCACGCAGTTAAATAAAGGCCTTGAGAATCCAGAATTGACGAGTACGGACCTCATTAAGCTGAAAGCGACATACGATTTAGCACTCACGGCTTACAATACCGCGGTCGTTGCCTATAACGATAAGACTGGAGAGGCCATGGCCGTCATTAGCGCCGATAAGAATCCAAAGATTACTCAGAAGCTGGCCGATCTTCAGGTGTTGGAGACTTATTCACAGGCGGTTGCGAAATACGAAGATTTTCAAGCTAAGGCCAAAGTTTATCAGGATGCGGTGAGCGATTGGCAGACTGCGGTGAACAAATACAATGAGACTTTGGGCAGTTTAACCATGTCCCCAATGGCCAGTGAAACAGAACTTCAGACCTCCCGAGAGGCGGTAGAAAAAGCTGCTGCGTTGATGGCGGGGGTGCAAGCTGACTACAGTGACGTCGTTCAGGATCCCCAAAATAACGACATTATCTCGGCTTACTTGAACACTTATAAGTCTTATTTATCCGCAGTTGCAGCAAAAAGTAGTGCGAAAACGGACTATGACAATTCGCAGACTAATCTAGAACAACTAAAGGAAAACTTAGCGCTGACCCAGGCGGCCGGTGCAGACACCACGTACTGGGAAGATAAAATTGCCAAGAAATTACCCAGTGTGGCATCAAATAAAGACCGATTTGATGCGGCAACGCAGGTGGTAGCAGCCGCTGAAACGACCATGCAGGAGCCTAAAGCAGTCTTCGATGACTTGGCAAAACGCGAGGATCTGGTCATCAAAAACTTTAATGAGGCCCTCGGCGACTTAACTACTAAATTGGCCGTCTGGCAGAAAGCTTACACGGCATATGAGACGGCGGTTACTCAGCCGGTAAGTAGTGAGTCCATCGCATCAGACTTTAAGGCGCTGGCAACGACGGTGTTGCAGACGCAAGCAGCAGTCCAAGCCGCCCTCTCAGCGATGACAAATAGTCAGGCTGATTATCAGGCCACGTTGACAGCCTATCAAACGGCATTGGATAAGAGTGGGCGGACTACGGTTAAGACCACTGATGGGGTGCTCCCTGATCTAGCGGTCCTACAAACAGACTTGTCCCAAAAAATTGAAGAAAATAGCGCTGTACTAGCCGCTACGCCGAAGTTATTGGCAGTTATTGGAACGCAAACCGCCTTACAACAACGAATTAATCAAATCAATCAAATCGTACTCGCAATTAACAGTGACCAAGCTATGCTAAAAAACATTTATAAAACAGCTTATGACGGGAATATTTGGACGGTCTTGACGGATAGCTTCCAAACGATTGGGACCGACTTAGCCAGCAAGGCAGTGGACTATCAATTGGCGATTAACGGCGATGATCAGGTCGCCAGCTATGCTAAATTGATTGCGACTCTAACGACTGCTAATGCGGACTATGGCATTACCGATGATGCCTACACTTATCCGGCGAATGATGACGTCACGACACAATACTCGAATTTTGGCAAGAACTGGACCAGCTTTGAAACAGTTTACCAGGAATTTTTAGACTTCTTGGCTAAGAGTGCGCCAACTGAGGAGAATAATGCGACGGTTGTCGCCAGGATGAAAGATGGTGATTATCTATCGACTAACGGTGCCTACTCTGCCACTGAGGACGATGAGTTTGAGCGAGGGGGCTCGAGCGTTAATATAGACACCCGGTATGCTCAGGGGTTAGATAATTTTCTTGGTAAGTCCGTCAAGGATTGGCAGTTAACATCTGATGTTCAAAGTACGCGCAGCAACTTTGTCGCCTTTTATATCGACTCCACAGACACCGAAGAAGAGACGAGCACAACCGGTGCGAAGTATTTGACCGTTAATGAGGCTAAAAAAGCCGAACTAGCCGAACTATTACAAGGAATGGTTCTGCCTTTCTATGAGAAAGATGGTACGGTCTACCATCTGACGGCATTCGCCGTTCCGGGGTTAGGACGTGATGGTCATGGCGAGCCCAGGCTTGATAATATACAAGACGTGTACACCTTCACGAGCTTTGATCCGGTGGGCGAGGTTATGGCGATGTTTACCGGTATGAATTATAATACCCAAACGAATACGACCTTTTACTTTCTCTACACCGCGTCACCGCAACTAGGGGTAGACGATCTGACAAATCTCGCCGTTGAGACTACGTTACCCAGCTTAAAACCTTTTGATAAGGAGGTCTTGGAATCCCCAGGAAGCTGGACCAAGGGGGCATTAGACACGCTTGGAACATTAACAACACCTGCGCCCAATAAAGCTATTGAGCGTGGAAGCGATGTCTCAGGTAAATTTGCCGGTGGCGAGAAGAAAATTGATAATGCCTTTAATTTGTCCGCGAAGCAAGCACCCCTCATTAGTTTGAATCACGTTACCGAAGCCTCAACGAACACCCCCGGAACGGTTGATCCCGAAACGACTGATCCCGGTAATGAATCTCCCGAACCTGGTGGTAACCAAGTGCCCGGGACTAACCCAGGTCAGCCCACACCCCTTCCAACCGATTCGAATAACCCAGATGGTGTCGATCACCCAGGACAAACTAACGAACGAAATCCGGCTGACAAGTCGGCCAAGGCGAGTGTAGCGATGGACAGCGAGGACAAGTTTAAGGCGCTTGCTAATCGGCAAGAGGTTGCTGACCAAGCACAAGATCGTGAGCACCGGACTAATGCTACACTGCCACAAACCGATGGTCAATCGCAAGGGTTCCTAGCACTCATCGGCAGCTTACTATTAACACTATTAGGTGTGTCAGTCATTGGACGGCGTAAGTTGTAG
- a CDS encoding helix-turn-helix transcriptional regulator — protein MERSERLNQELIFLSYKNGFHIKDLMTTFAISKRTALRDIQSLEQLGLTFYVEPGRYGGYKLTKRQLWVPVLLNIQEINALFFAIKALSLLSATPFEKSYTTIYQKLMATLPLAEQQKVTRLQEVVNYYAIPNLDGPQLLQPLLTAILDEAVVALQLKDQPAPQQFQLFDLLFRNGVWFVSGVNLATQDWKIIRCDTVTALSPTYQPAPFSYEALKQHQAAYDQHHHNIAYRCQLTPRGREMVQRNHYANMQLETIDGQDYLYGGYNQDEYNYMIQYLLSLGTNVQILEPESLQAGYLAAINKIKAMYQ, from the coding sequence ATGGAACGCTCTGAACGTTTAAACCAAGAATTGATTTTCTTAAGTTATAAGAATGGTTTCCACATTAAAGATTTAATGACGACCTTTGCGATTTCCAAGCGCACCGCTTTACGCGATATTCAATCCCTAGAACAATTAGGACTCACCTTTTACGTTGAACCCGGGCGTTACGGTGGCTATAAACTGACTAAGCGCCAACTCTGGGTTCCCGTGTTATTAAATATTCAAGAGATCAACGCCCTCTTCTTTGCCATCAAAGCACTGAGCCTACTATCAGCGACGCCCTTCGAAAAATCCTACACCACCATTTATCAAAAACTCATGGCGACTTTGCCACTAGCCGAGCAACAAAAAGTGACGCGACTTCAGGAAGTCGTCAACTATTACGCGATTCCTAACCTCGATGGTCCCCAACTTTTACAACCGCTGTTAACCGCCATTTTGGATGAGGCCGTTGTGGCCTTACAGCTAAAAGACCAGCCAGCACCGCAACAGTTCCAGCTATTCGACCTTCTTTTCCGCAACGGCGTTTGGTTTGTCAGTGGCGTCAACCTAGCCACGCAAGACTGGAAAATCATTCGCTGCGATACGGTAACCGCGCTCAGCCCCACTTACCAACCAGCCCCATTCAGTTATGAGGCCCTTAAGCAGCATCAAGCTGCCTACGACCAACACCATCACAATATTGCGTACCGGTGTCAGCTGACTCCCCGTGGCCGGGAAATGGTTCAACGTAACCACTACGCAAATATGCAGCTGGAAACCATCGATGGCCAAGACTATTTGTACGGTGGCTACAACCAAGACGAATATAACTACATGATTCAATACTTATTGTCCCTCGGCACTAACGTTCAAATTTTAGAACCTGAATCCTTACAAGCCGGCTACTTAGCCGCGATTAATAAAATCAAAGCCATGTACCAATAA
- a CDS encoding FMN-dependent NADH-azoreductase, translating to MMKTLLINAHPDFRNAAHYSIQLAQDFLAQFRTAFPDETVDVLNLYDTEIPQATTEELLGIWEKQSNHVSLNDTEQHVYEVNQRLLAQFKAHHRIVIATPLHNFNVTSKLKDYLDNILVARETFRYTEAGSVGLMTDNYQVMLLQASGSVYTRNDRYTSMEFSRMYLEKMFTEIMGFDDFYVARVQGTQTHGIDISQAVKEGHAELTTAFAKFYQE from the coding sequence ATGATGAAAACCTTATTGATTAATGCCCACCCTGATTTTCGGAACGCCGCTCACTACTCGATTCAACTGGCACAAGACTTCTTAGCTCAGTTTCGAACCGCATTTCCAGATGAGACGGTTGATGTTTTGAATCTGTATGATACTGAGATTCCACAGGCGACGACAGAAGAGCTGCTGGGTATCTGGGAAAAACAAAGCAACCACGTTAGTTTAAATGATACGGAACAACATGTTTACGAAGTTAATCAACGACTACTAGCTCAGTTCAAAGCGCATCACCGTATCGTAATCGCGACACCGTTGCACAATTTTAACGTGACGTCGAAGTTAAAAGATTATCTGGATAATATTTTAGTGGCGCGCGAAACGTTTCGGTATACGGAAGCTGGGTCAGTTGGCCTGATGACGGATAACTATCAAGTGATGTTGTTACAGGCGAGCGGCTCGGTCTATACACGGAATGATCGTTACACGTCGATGGAATTTTCCCGGATGTACCTGGAGAAGATGTTTACTGAAATTATGGGGTTTGATGATTTTTACGTGGCCCGAGTCCAAGGCACTCAGACTCATGGTATCGATATTAGTCAGGCGGTTAAGGAAGGCCATGCCGAATTAACGACAGCTTTTGCTAAGTTTTATCAAGAATAG